One Lycium barbarum isolate Lr01 chromosome 5, ASM1917538v2, whole genome shotgun sequence genomic window carries:
- the LOC132641173 gene encoding protein-tyrosine-phosphatase MKP1-like isoform X1, whose amino-acid sequence MLEVDEKDRVPGGNRKTYARSSSWSDRSPTKSSVAKPQWNSKARACLPPLQPLSITRPSAEEWPCAGSDDLGVWPNNPSTPGVRLGSVSTREGSDTKKPPREFEFKKDKLAFFNKECSKIVDHIYLGSDTVAKNRDILRENGITHVLNCVGFSCPEYFKDNLVYKTLWLQDSPTEDITSILYDVFDYFEDVREQGGRVFVHCFQGVSRSTSLVIAYLMWKEGMSFEDAFQHVKAARGVTNPNMGFACQLLQCQKRVHALPVSPTSVLRMYRMAPHSPYDPLHLVPKMLSEPGAQGLDSRGAFLVLIPSAIYVWIGKHCASVMSDNARAAAFQVIRYEKAQGPVLIINEGKEPSEFWSALSHESFFSGGCDKEKTKVEASFLAGNDMSPDNISQYIGQKNEYDLDFDIFCKALAGGVVPPFPLSGTESETCLPARANGWNRLRRKFSSGIMKEFITASKLYSHPGQTSPVLDKMDTSKELSPALPSSPSSPQCGSPDSFSSYATNSPIFTKDPSSEPVLSPSPSFGSLDSLSCFLVSKPKSNTTSPSLSPSTSDYSSSFTFSPSSSNWSDLAYLSAQPSPTKFEYEDPNFVKNDFFKATPLPAEEAFPTSRALRRANSCLEYKEASLSLAERRGSHPPPRMMLRSNDDSISVKLVRTSSFSLTNFGDNTVKCVESDSLNDGNFVDTSKEELMLDAESSITDNQDVAGSFNDRPVDFAIRVAETTDIGLYQWPSMHRLGLASGVLDSRSVYIIVTPDLSLDENSSNSLYIWIGRDVQWKESTNQVINNDSMCEDGNVRWEKVGRGFLIQKGLATSSLVRIVKEGEEPEQLLKHLSCFSFEKALDVGVK is encoded by the exons ATGTTGGAGGTAGATGAGAAGGATAGGGTACCTGGTGGGAATCGGAAAACGTATGCACGGTCTAGTTCCTGGTCTGATAGGTCCCCTACCAAGTCCAGTGTGGCGAAACCACAATGGAACAGCAAAGCACGGGCTTGTTTGCCGCCCCTCCAGCCTCTTTCGATTACTAGACCAAGTGCTGAGGAGTGGCCTTGTGCTGGTTCAGATGATCTTGGTGTATGGCCTAATAATCCCTCTACTCCAGGTGTAAGGCTTGGATCAGTCAGCACCCGTGAAGGTTCAGATACTAAGAAGCCTCCGCGAGAATTTGAATTCAAGAAAGATAAGCTTGCTTTCTTCAATAAGGAATGTTCTAAGATTGTGGATCATATTTATTTAGGAAGTGACACCGTGGCAAAGAATCGAGACATTCTCCGTGAGAATGGGATCACTCATGTCTTAAACTGTGTTGGATTTAGCTGTCCGGAATACTTTAAGGATAATCTTGTATACAAGACACTTTGGCTGCAGGATAGCCCCACTGAGGACATCACGAGTATTCTTTATGATGTCTTTGATTATTTTGAAGATGTTCGTGAACAAGGTGGGAGAGTCTTTGTACACTGTTTCCAGGGGGTGTCCCGATCAACCTCCTTGGTTATTGCATATCTTATGTGGAAAGAGGGTATGAGCTTTGAAGATGCATTCCAGCATGTAAAAGCTGCGAGAGGGGTGACAAATCCGAATATGGGTTTTGCTTGCCAACTATTGCAGTGCCAGAAACGAGTGCATGCTCTACCTGTAAGTCCGACTTCTGTGCTAAGGATGTACAGGATGGCACCTCACTCCCCATATGATCCCCTTCATTTGGTGCCAAAAATGCTGAGTGAGCCAGGAGCTCAAGGACTTGATTCTCGTGGAGCCTTCCTTGTTCTTATTCCTTCTGCTATATACGTGTGGATAGGGAAGCACTGTGCCTCTGTAATGTCAGATAATGCCAGGGCTGCAGCCTTTCAGGTAATCCGCTACGAAAAGGCTCAAGGTCCTGTTTTAATTATCAATGAGGGCAAAGAGCCTTCTGAATTTTGGAGTGCTCTTAGCCATGAAAGCTTCTTTTCTGGTGGTTGTGACAAAGAAAAGACCAAGGTGGAAGCCAGTTTCTTAGCTGGAAATGACATGAGTCCTGATAACATCAGCCAGTATATTGGTCAAAAGAATGAATATGATCTTGATTTTGACATTTTCTGCAAAGCACTTGCCGGTGGGGTTGTTCCACCTTTTCCATTGTCAGGTACTGAATCTGAGACATGTCTTCCTGCAAGAGCGAATGGATGGAATAGATTGAGACGGAAGTTTTCCAGTGGAATAATGAAAGAATTTATCACTGCTTCCAAGTTATACAGTCATCCTGGCCAAACCAGTCCCGTACTAGATAAGATGGACACAAGTAAAGAACTCTCTCCTGCTTTGCCTTCATCACCTTCAAGTCCTCAGTGTGGATCACCAGATTCCTTCTCTTCTTATGCAACCAACAGTCCAATTTTTACAAAGGATCCTTCTTCAGAGCCTGTGCTATCGCCATCACCTTCATTTGGCTCACTTGATTCTCTCTCTTGTTTTCTTGTTAGTAAACCAAAGTCTAATACCACATCCCCCTCACTCTCACCGTCTACCTCAGATTACTCCAGTTCTTTCACCTTTTCTCCCTCATCTTCTAATTGGTCTGACTTGGCATACCTATCTGCACAGCCTTCACCTACGAAGTTTGAGTATGAAGATCCTAACTTTGTGAAGAATGATTTCTTCAAAGCAACACCCCTTCCAGCAGAGGAAGCATTTCCAACCAGTCGTGCTCTTAGACGGGCAAACAGCTGTTTAGAGTACAAAGAAGCTTCCCTTTCACTAGCAGAACGCAGAGGCAGTCATCCTCCTCCTAGGATGATGTTACGTTCCAATGATGATTCAATTTCGGTGAAGTTGGTGAGAACATCGTCATTTTCTCTTACTAACTTTGGAGACAATACGGTGAAGTGTGTTGAGTCTGACAGCCTTAATGACGGAAATTTTGTTGATACTAGTAAAGAGGAGCTAATGTTAGATGCTGAGAGTTCAATTACTGACAATCAAGATGTAGCTGGCAGTTTCAATGACCGTCCTGTTGACTTTGCCATCCGAGTTGCAGAAACAACTGATATAGGTCTTTATCAATGGCCTTCTATGCATAGATTAGGCTTGGCTTCTGGGGTTCTCGATTCAAGGTCTGTATATATCATAGTCACTCCTGACTTGAGTTTAGATGAAAATAGTTCCAATAGTTTGTACATCTGGATTGGCCGTGATGTGCAATGGAAGGAAAGTACAAATCAAGTGATCAACAATGATTCCATGTGTGAAGATGGTAATGTCCGTTGGGAGAAAGTTGGACGCGGTTTTCTTATTCAGAAGGGCCTAGCTACTAGCTCTCTAGTTCGG ATAGTCAAAGAAGGTGAGGAACCTGAGCAGCTTCTTAAGCATCTGTCTTGTTTCTCATTTGAGAAGGCATTAGATGTTGGGGTCAAGTAG
- the LOC132641173 gene encoding protein-tyrosine-phosphatase MKP1-like isoform X2: MLEVDEKDRVPGGNRKTYARSSSWSDRSPTKSSVAKPQWNSKARACLPPLQPLSITRPSAEEWPCAGSDDLGVWPNNPSTPGVRLGSVSTREGSDTKKPPREFEFKKDKLAFFNKECSKIVDHIYLGSDTVAKNRDILRENGITHVLNCVGFSCPEYFKDNLVYKTLWLQDSPTEDITSILYDVFDYFEDVREQGGRVFVHCFQGVSRSTSLVIAYLMWKEGMSFEDAFQHVKAARGVTNPNMGFACQLLQCQKRVHALPVSPTSVLRMYRMAPHSPYDPLHLVPKMLSEPGAQGLDSRGAFLVLIPSAIYVWIGKHCASVMSDNARAAAFQVIRYEKAQGPVLIINEGKEPSEFWSALSHESFFSGGCDKEKTKVEASFLAGNDMSPDNISQYIGQKNEYDLDFDIFCKALAGGVVPPFPLSGTESETCLPARANGWNRLRRKFSSGIMKEFITASKLYSHPGQTSPVLDKMDTSKELSPALPSSPSSPQCGSPDSFSSYATNSPIFTKDPSSEPVLSPSPSFGSLDSLSCFLVSKPKSNTTSPSLSPSTSDYSSSFTFSPSSSNWSDLAYLSAQPSPTKFEYEDPNFVKNDFFKATPLPAEEAFPTSRALRRANSCLEYKEASLSLAERRGSHPPPRMMLRSNDDSISVKLVRTSSFSLTNFGDNTVKCVESDSLNDGNFVDTSKEELMLDAESSITDNQDVAGSFNDRPVDFAIRVAETTDIGLYQWPSMHRLGLASGVLDSRSVYIIVTPDLSLDENSSNSLYIWIGRDVQWKESTNQVINNDSMCEDGNVRWEKVGRGFLIQKGLATSSLVRVLILRFKLK, encoded by the coding sequence ATGTTGGAGGTAGATGAGAAGGATAGGGTACCTGGTGGGAATCGGAAAACGTATGCACGGTCTAGTTCCTGGTCTGATAGGTCCCCTACCAAGTCCAGTGTGGCGAAACCACAATGGAACAGCAAAGCACGGGCTTGTTTGCCGCCCCTCCAGCCTCTTTCGATTACTAGACCAAGTGCTGAGGAGTGGCCTTGTGCTGGTTCAGATGATCTTGGTGTATGGCCTAATAATCCCTCTACTCCAGGTGTAAGGCTTGGATCAGTCAGCACCCGTGAAGGTTCAGATACTAAGAAGCCTCCGCGAGAATTTGAATTCAAGAAAGATAAGCTTGCTTTCTTCAATAAGGAATGTTCTAAGATTGTGGATCATATTTATTTAGGAAGTGACACCGTGGCAAAGAATCGAGACATTCTCCGTGAGAATGGGATCACTCATGTCTTAAACTGTGTTGGATTTAGCTGTCCGGAATACTTTAAGGATAATCTTGTATACAAGACACTTTGGCTGCAGGATAGCCCCACTGAGGACATCACGAGTATTCTTTATGATGTCTTTGATTATTTTGAAGATGTTCGTGAACAAGGTGGGAGAGTCTTTGTACACTGTTTCCAGGGGGTGTCCCGATCAACCTCCTTGGTTATTGCATATCTTATGTGGAAAGAGGGTATGAGCTTTGAAGATGCATTCCAGCATGTAAAAGCTGCGAGAGGGGTGACAAATCCGAATATGGGTTTTGCTTGCCAACTATTGCAGTGCCAGAAACGAGTGCATGCTCTACCTGTAAGTCCGACTTCTGTGCTAAGGATGTACAGGATGGCACCTCACTCCCCATATGATCCCCTTCATTTGGTGCCAAAAATGCTGAGTGAGCCAGGAGCTCAAGGACTTGATTCTCGTGGAGCCTTCCTTGTTCTTATTCCTTCTGCTATATACGTGTGGATAGGGAAGCACTGTGCCTCTGTAATGTCAGATAATGCCAGGGCTGCAGCCTTTCAGGTAATCCGCTACGAAAAGGCTCAAGGTCCTGTTTTAATTATCAATGAGGGCAAAGAGCCTTCTGAATTTTGGAGTGCTCTTAGCCATGAAAGCTTCTTTTCTGGTGGTTGTGACAAAGAAAAGACCAAGGTGGAAGCCAGTTTCTTAGCTGGAAATGACATGAGTCCTGATAACATCAGCCAGTATATTGGTCAAAAGAATGAATATGATCTTGATTTTGACATTTTCTGCAAAGCACTTGCCGGTGGGGTTGTTCCACCTTTTCCATTGTCAGGTACTGAATCTGAGACATGTCTTCCTGCAAGAGCGAATGGATGGAATAGATTGAGACGGAAGTTTTCCAGTGGAATAATGAAAGAATTTATCACTGCTTCCAAGTTATACAGTCATCCTGGCCAAACCAGTCCCGTACTAGATAAGATGGACACAAGTAAAGAACTCTCTCCTGCTTTGCCTTCATCACCTTCAAGTCCTCAGTGTGGATCACCAGATTCCTTCTCTTCTTATGCAACCAACAGTCCAATTTTTACAAAGGATCCTTCTTCAGAGCCTGTGCTATCGCCATCACCTTCATTTGGCTCACTTGATTCTCTCTCTTGTTTTCTTGTTAGTAAACCAAAGTCTAATACCACATCCCCCTCACTCTCACCGTCTACCTCAGATTACTCCAGTTCTTTCACCTTTTCTCCCTCATCTTCTAATTGGTCTGACTTGGCATACCTATCTGCACAGCCTTCACCTACGAAGTTTGAGTATGAAGATCCTAACTTTGTGAAGAATGATTTCTTCAAAGCAACACCCCTTCCAGCAGAGGAAGCATTTCCAACCAGTCGTGCTCTTAGACGGGCAAACAGCTGTTTAGAGTACAAAGAAGCTTCCCTTTCACTAGCAGAACGCAGAGGCAGTCATCCTCCTCCTAGGATGATGTTACGTTCCAATGATGATTCAATTTCGGTGAAGTTGGTGAGAACATCGTCATTTTCTCTTACTAACTTTGGAGACAATACGGTGAAGTGTGTTGAGTCTGACAGCCTTAATGACGGAAATTTTGTTGATACTAGTAAAGAGGAGCTAATGTTAGATGCTGAGAGTTCAATTACTGACAATCAAGATGTAGCTGGCAGTTTCAATGACCGTCCTGTTGACTTTGCCATCCGAGTTGCAGAAACAACTGATATAGGTCTTTATCAATGGCCTTCTATGCATAGATTAGGCTTGGCTTCTGGGGTTCTCGATTCAAGGTCTGTATATATCATAGTCACTCCTGACTTGAGTTTAGATGAAAATAGTTCCAATAGTTTGTACATCTGGATTGGCCGTGATGTGCAATGGAAGGAAAGTACAAATCAAGTGATCAACAATGATTCCATGTGTGAAGATGGTAATGTCCGTTGGGAGAAAGTTGGACGCGGTTTTCTTATTCAGAAGGGCCTAGCTACTAGCTCTCTAGTTCGGGTACTTATTCTGCGTTTTAAATTAAAATGA